One stretch of Monomorium pharaonis isolate MP-MQ-018 chromosome 10, ASM1337386v2, whole genome shotgun sequence DNA includes these proteins:
- the LOC114254198 gene encoding uncharacterized protein LOC114254198, which produces MVNICCVCKAEHSPESNIILHCLPKDPNIRQQWLKILKKDDIKYLYVCNKHFKSEDYRKLCDRSILKKGAIPQLHLEILNTSIQSSENNLINFEDPIAEVDCYTIKIINDNQNVASVSIVETATTKCLLGTTDKWNV; this is translated from the exons atggtgaaCATTTGTTGCGTGTGCAAAGCGGAACACTCGCCAgagtcaaatattattttacattg TTTGCCAAAAGATCCAAATATAAGACAACAGtggttaaaaatattgaaaaaagatgatattaaatatctttatgtatgtaataaacatttcaaatCTGAAGATTATCGGAAATTATGTGACagatcaattttaaaaaaaggtgcAATTCCGCAATTACatcttgaaatattaaacacaTCTATACAATCCTCTGAAAATAATCTGAT AAATTTTGAAGATCCTATAGCTGAAGTAGATTgttacacaataaaaattattaatgataatcaAAATGTCGCAAGTGTATCAATAGTAGAAACTGCAACCACCAAATGTCTTTTAGGAACAACAGATAAATGGAATGTTTGA